One genomic window of Salvia miltiorrhiza cultivar Shanhuang (shh) chromosome 4, IMPLAD_Smil_shh, whole genome shotgun sequence includes the following:
- the LOC131023153 gene encoding uncharacterized protein LOC131023153 has translation MMKWIHIGAIQLVIKSGLQPGTDTPIDIAICDKRITNAKDSVLGAFSGNMYAMKIITELYPHIAYNLQDSSFSRALTLYQDYKRKDLLTGENMPYSITYQVSYALSNSHHTDLFLGKKFIEVPEIFKEVAKAVSLDQVEIPIIREIDIQVGDKQVLKHNQSLRLGAPRLSFQGERLTSRPLERSSSHSYERRAIQETPVRGIRVKLKCPEGWRSVSTRIDTTERKNQFPCNTLYYLANLESNRYIEILEIGGFEIQIEGKAGQEADVLILGRNFLDNHQPWSKEVSGVEITIDGKRLLIQ, from the coding sequence atgatgaaatggattcatattggagcaatccaATTGGTAATCAAGTCCGGACTTCAACCTGGGACAGATACACCAATTGATATTGCAATTTGTGACAAGAGGATCACAAATGCGAAAGACTCAGTGCTGGGAGCCTTCTCAGGCAATATGTACGCCAtgaagattataaccgaattATATCCACATATCgcttataatcttcaagattcATCATTCAGTCGAGCCTTGACACTCTACCAGGACTACAAGAGGAAGGATCTATTAACGGGAGAAAATATGCCATATTCGATTACATATCAAGTATcatatgccctatcaaattcccaccACACGGATTTATTTCTGGGAAAGAAGTTTATTGAGGTCCCcgaaatattcaaagaagtagCCAAGGCAGTAAGCCTTGACCAAGTTGAAATTCCTATAATAAGGGAAATTGACATCCAAGTTGGAGATAAGCAGGTGCTGAAACATAATCAAAGtctcagattgggagcaccaaggctatcattccaaggagaaAGGCTGACCTCAAGGCCTTTAGAAAGAAGCTCCTCTCATTCCTACGAGAGAAGGGCGATCCAAGAAACACCAGTTCGAGGCATAAGAGTAAAACTCAAATGCCCAGAAGGATGGAGAAGTGTTTCCACAAGAATTGATACAACTGAAAGGAAAAATCAATTTCCTTGCAACACGTTGTACTATTTGGCAAATCTTGAAAGCAATCGATATATCGAAATTCTGGAGATTGGAGGCTTTGAGATCCAGATCGAGGgcaaagccggacaagaagctgaCGTCCTAATCTTAGGACGGAATTTCCTTGACAATCATCAACCATGGTCAAAGGAAGTAAGTGGAGTGGAGATCACAATTGACGGAAAGCGGTTgctgatccaatga